TAATAGCCGAATAGACTTTTTCAAATTCCCGGCAAAACCACGAAATAGTAGATATGATCCCCAGATCGTCCAGCAGGGAAGGCCGTAAGTCCGTATGAATCTGTCGTACCTCTTCACTGGCCTGTTGAACCACAGGGATGAGGGCTTGTAATAATTCAATACTCTCCTCAGCCGAATCTTGAAAAATGCTACTAATTGCATTCTCCAACCCAAACTTGATGGCTGTCAGGGATTGTCCAGTGCTATCATGGAGTTCTCGGGAGATTCTTTTTCTCTCGCTTTCCTGAACCTTTAGAAGCTGAGTGGAAAGAAGACGAAGTTGCTTTTCTGATTGCTGTAACGCCTCCTCCGCCTTTTTACGGCTGGTGATGTCGCGGTTGCTAGCCCGACGGCCCAGCCATTCCCCATCAGAGCCGTACACAGGTTGGCAGTAGTGGCTGATCCAACGCGTCTCGCCTGACCGCCTTACGATCCGAAAATCGATATGGCCTGTAGTATCTGACTTGTAGTCCTCAACGATATGAGCCACTACATCTTCACGATCATCGGGATGTACAATACTTATCAAGTCTATGTGATCTTTCGTCAAGAACTCTTCGGGTTTATAGCCTGTGATACGTTCACAGGATGGAGAAACATAAAGTAACTCTCTTTCAGTGCCCAACCAATACTCCCAATCGTACGTAAAATCGGCCACAGTGAGGTACCGTTGCTCTACCCTCGCCGCCATCTCTTGTGCCTGCTTGCGGTCTTTTATTTCTTTCTCAAGTTCAGTGACCGTGTTTCTGAGTTCGGCAGTGCGCTCTTTCACTCGCAGTTCCAACTCATCCCGGGCTTTTCGCAGTTCCTTCTCCGCCTTTTGGCGATCTCTTTGCTGTCTATCCCTTTGCAGCCTTGCATGTAGGATCGGTGCTGTGTGGGCAGCAATTGTTTTCAACAGCTCTTCATCCGTTTCGTCATAGTCTGAGACCTTATTACCAACCATGAAGTTGCCAATCGCTTCACCTCGATGGATGATAGGTACAGCCAAAACCCGGGTTATGGGAATGTGGCCCTCGGGTACTTTGAAGGGGCCTTTCGAGGTAATGGCCTTTTTCTCGATGAGGCATCTCGCCCACAAATTATCACCCCATGTCTCACGCGGAAAGACGATGGTCTTACCCGGAACCTCACATTTATCCCAGATACCTCTCGTCATGGAGGGAACAACTCGTTCTCCTTTCTCGTTAATGAATGCGAAGGTCCCGTATTTGCTCCTCATGGCCTCGAGAACCACTTCCAACACTTCTCCATAGGTTTCGTCATCCGAAGTAGTGAGGAAAGTCTCTGCGATCCGGTTCCTAATTCTTAGCTCTCGTTCTGACTTCCGGCTAGCCTCATCTGCACGCTTCCGAGAGGTGATGTCCCGAGCGACAAGGACACTCCCTATCGTCCCATCTGGATGACGGTGGGGACTCACGGACACCAGGAAATGGCCTTTCAGACGATCTCCAGACACCTCAGCGCTGTGTTCAAGTCCGTCAGATAGTAGATGGGCGTGAGGACAGAAGCCTGGCGGTTCTTCTGTTCCATGGATTGCCTTGTAGCAGGTCCGGCCCACTAGTTCTCCTGGGGTGCAGCCTAATCTGTCTGCTATGGCCTTGTTGGCACGGACAATCCGGTGTTTATTATCCAATACCATGATCAAATCGGGCACGGCATCAAACGTTCGCCCCCATTCATCCATAGAGCACCCCCGCCTGTTTGTCTCTAATAATATGCGTGGCCCATGCTGGTCATTCGATGGCGTTAGGCTAAAGGACTCCAGTCGCTACGAAGTTGAAAAACTGCAACATATTGTGGCAGAGTCCGAGGTTAGAGAATTCGAAGTGTCTTGCCACACGTTATACAGCCTTATCGCCCGATTTCATTATAGATATCTAACCACCCCTCGAACTGCAGATGCCCTAGCCAGATGTCATTCTGATATCATGCCCGACGTAACTGTCAAGCGCATGACAGAGTTCCTTGCACCAGCTTTAGTCAAGCCTTGCCAGGTCTGACCGACAC
The window above is part of the Deltaproteobacteria bacterium genome. Proteins encoded here:
- a CDS encoding PAS domain S-box protein, producing the protein MDEWGRTFDAVPDLIMVLDNKHRIVRANKAIADRLGCTPGELVGRTCYKAIHGTEEPPGFCPHAHLLSDGLEHSAEVSGDRLKGHFLVSVSPHRHPDGTIGSVLVARDITSRKRADEASRKSERELRIRNRIAETFLTTSDDETYGEVLEVVLEAMRSKYGTFAFINEKGERVVPSMTRGIWDKCEVPGKTIVFPRETWGDNLWARCLIEKKAITSKGPFKVPEGHIPITRVLAVPIIHRGEAIGNFMVGNKVSDYDETDEELLKTIAAHTAPILHARLQRDRQQRDRQKAEKELRKARDELELRVKERTAELRNTVTELEKEIKDRKQAQEMAARVEQRYLTVADFTYDWEYWLGTERELLYVSPSCERITGYKPEEFLTKDHIDLISIVHPDDREDVVAHIVEDYKSDTTGHIDFRIVRRSGETRWISHYCQPVYGSDGEWLGRRASNRDITSRKKAEEALQQSEKQLRLLSTQLLKVQESERKRISRELHDSTGQSLTAIKFGLENAISSIFQDSAEESIELLQALIPVVQQASEEVRQIHTDLRPSLLDDLGIISTISWFCREFEKVYSAIKIEKEMDIEEKEVPEPLKIVIFRVLQEALNNISKYGKANHVRISLKGTTGNIEFVVEDNGQGFDIEHMHNVKSSKRGFGLTSMKERIELSGGAFAIESTPGVGTVVRASWPI